One Fretibacterium sp. OH1220_COT-178 genomic window carries:
- a CDS encoding ribose-phosphate diphosphokinase → MKDLKIFSGTAHPDFAKRICSELGVRLSAARHYRFSDGEIGLSIDESVRGADVFVVQPTSSPTNDNLFELLIMIDAFKRASASRINVVVPYFGYARQDRKSKPREPITAKLVANLLTQSGADRVITVDLHAGQIQGFFDIPVDHLTGMPLLASYFKEMLEPELQRGEVVVVSPDVGGVVRARRFAVMLKTDLAIVDKRRSYEVANFCEVMDIIGEVKGKTAVLVDDIIDTAGTICNAAAGLKERGCRTVYACATHSVLSGPAMDRIAKSDIEKLVFSDTIPLQESKRSDKVLQLSIAPLFAEAILRVHSDRSVSSLFDR, encoded by the coding sequence TTGAAGGATCTCAAAATTTTCTCGGGAACGGCGCATCCGGATTTTGCCAAGCGCATCTGCAGTGAGCTGGGAGTTCGGCTTTCGGCGGCCCGTCATTATCGTTTTTCGGACGGAGAGATCGGTCTGTCCATCGACGAAAGCGTTCGTGGGGCGGACGTCTTTGTCGTCCAACCGACCTCCTCGCCGACGAACGACAATCTGTTCGAGCTTCTGATCATGATCGATGCTTTCAAGAGGGCCTCCGCCAGCCGCATCAACGTGGTGGTTCCCTACTTCGGCTACGCGAGGCAGGATCGCAAGAGCAAGCCGCGCGAGCCGATCACCGCCAAGCTCGTCGCCAACCTTCTGACCCAGAGCGGTGCGGACCGCGTCATCACGGTGGACCTGCATGCGGGACAGATCCAGGGATTTTTCGACATCCCCGTCGATCACCTGACCGGAATGCCCCTTCTCGCCTCCTACTTCAAGGAAATGCTGGAACCTGAGTTGCAGCGCGGCGAGGTCGTCGTGGTCTCGCCGGACGTCGGGGGCGTGGTGAGGGCGCGGCGCTTCGCGGTCATGCTCAAGACGGATCTGGCGATCGTCGACAAGCGGCGCTCCTACGAGGTGGCCAATTTCTGCGAGGTCATGGATATCATCGGCGAGGTCAAAGGAAAGACGGCCGTCCTGGTGGACGACATCATCGACACGGCGGGGACGATCTGCAACGCCGCTGCGGGGCTGAAGGAGCGCGGATGCCGGACGGTCTACGCCTGCGCCACTCACTCGGTGCTCTCGGGGCCCGCGATGGACCGTATTGCCAAGTCCGACATCGAGAAGCTGGTTTTTTCCGATACGATCCCCCTTCAGGAGTCCAAACGTTCGGACAAGGTGCTTCAGCTGTCCATCGCGCCCCTGTTTGCGGAGGCCATCCTGAGGGTGCACAGCGACCGTTCCGTCAGCAGTCTGTTCGACCGGTGA
- a CDS encoding DEAD/DEAH box helicase translates to MSNFLNEKDLKKDELERDEYRELESYGRDDEGVEDGFDAYGLRDELTRAIEKKGFDAPTPVQRKVLASDWRGRDLIVRARTGSGKTLAFLLPLLQDMRASERTPHLLVLAPTRELAQQTAREAEWLVRYLDVSVVSLVGGLEMSPQLRALREGAAIVVGTPGRTRDHIERGSLRTENIRCVVLDEGDQMLDMGFREELEAILDALPNERRTWLFSATMPPEVRALANRYLEDPMTLTLVEEGEQHEDILHRVYMIPSRRRFEGLVNILLWEHPKRSLIFCHTRMESIEIAQRLQDEGFNAAALHGDMTQRERNAVLASFKSGSMPCLVATNVAARGLDVEGVTHVVQLGLPDDRETFVHRSGRTGRAGHEGTNLILLSPVEAGRFRTMLRSTQMQVEWQDVPSLERIHAVQREVAEEKLLSAPLDAEYAAYLSWAEDLLERAEPKVLVAKLLGALNSRTAKGYNISTDLERERDRRSRGSRGDYAPQTSRRPGARPKGTMTRMRSSQGGARDVGRILNALCTALKVERAEVGAIRLRDDHVMVELLPLALARLEQGRAGLARWGLYPEEEPRYDRGRRGAEPRKRYGRSGRD, encoded by the coding sequence ATGAGCAATTTTTTGAACGAGAAGGATTTGAAAAAGGACGAGCTCGAGAGGGACGAATACCGGGAATTGGAGAGCTACGGCCGGGACGACGAGGGCGTTGAGGACGGGTTCGACGCCTACGGCCTGAGGGACGAGCTCACTCGGGCGATCGAAAAGAAGGGGTTCGATGCCCCAACTCCCGTACAGCGCAAGGTGCTGGCGTCGGATTGGCGCGGGCGCGACCTGATCGTGAGGGCCCGGACGGGGTCGGGAAAAACCCTGGCGTTTCTGCTGCCCCTGCTTCAGGACATGCGGGCTTCGGAGCGCACTCCGCACCTTCTGGTCTTGGCACCGACGCGCGAGTTGGCTCAGCAGACCGCCCGAGAGGCGGAGTGGTTGGTCCGTTACCTTGACGTCTCCGTCGTCTCCCTGGTGGGGGGATTGGAGATGTCCCCCCAGCTTCGGGCTCTGAGGGAGGGCGCGGCGATCGTGGTTGGGACCCCCGGGCGCACGCGTGATCACATCGAGCGCGGCAGCCTCAGGACGGAAAACATCCGGTGCGTCGTCCTGGACGAGGGCGACCAGATGCTGGACATGGGGTTCCGTGAGGAGCTGGAGGCCATTCTGGATGCCCTGCCGAATGAACGCCGCACCTGGCTCTTCTCCGCGACGATGCCGCCCGAGGTCCGAGCCCTGGCGAATCGCTACCTCGAAGACCCCATGACCCTGACTCTGGTCGAGGAGGGCGAGCAGCACGAGGACATCCTCCATCGGGTGTACATGATTCCCTCTCGCCGCCGCTTCGAGGGGCTGGTGAACATCCTGCTCTGGGAGCACCCCAAGCGCAGTCTGATCTTCTGCCACACCCGTATGGAATCCATCGAGATCGCTCAGCGGCTTCAGGACGAGGGGTTCAATGCGGCTGCGCTGCACGGCGATATGACCCAGCGCGAACGCAACGCCGTTCTGGCCTCCTTCAAGTCGGGTTCCATGCCGTGCCTCGTGGCGACGAACGTCGCCGCCCGAGGGCTGGACGTGGAGGGAGTGACCCACGTCGTTCAGCTGGGGCTTCCCGACGACAGGGAGACCTTCGTGCACCGCAGCGGGCGTACGGGCAGAGCGGGACACGAGGGGACGAATCTGATCCTGCTCTCTCCGGTCGAGGCGGGGCGTTTTCGCACCATGCTGCGCTCCACACAGATGCAGGTCGAGTGGCAGGATGTCCCCAGCCTGGAACGTATCCACGCGGTCCAGCGTGAGGTAGCCGAGGAGAAGCTGCTCTCCGCGCCCCTGGATGCGGAGTATGCGGCGTACCTGAGTTGGGCGGAGGATCTGCTGGAGCGGGCCGAGCCCAAGGTTTTGGTCGCCAAGCTGCTGGGAGCACTGAACTCCCGGACGGCAAAGGGATACAACATCAGCACCGACCTGGAGCGAGAGCGCGATCGGCGCAGCCGCGGCTCCCGGGGCGATTACGCGCCGCAGACGAGCCGGCGCCCGGGAGCCAGGCCCAAGGGCACGATGACGCGCATGCGCAGCAGTCAGGGCGGAGCACGTGACGTGGGACGCATTCTGAACGCGCTCTGTACGGCGCTGAAGGTGGAGCGGGCCGAGGTAGGAGCCATCCGCCTGAGGGACGATCACGTCATGGTCGAGCTGTTGCCTCTGGCCCTGGCCCGTCTGGAGCAGGGGCGCGCCGGACTGGCCCGGTGGGGACTCTACCCCGAGGAGGAGCCGCGCTACGATCGGGGCCGCCGAGGGGCCGAACCCAGAAAACGCTACGGCCGTAGCGGAAGGGACTGA
- a CDS encoding B12-binding domain-containing radical SAM protein, translating to MGSKTLSFLAAGGDHSPFLRALSGRRILGVNPPVCDFAWFDLWSKPVGLLSLMGWLRSRGNRVELIDCLYEARTAPRTFGRWKVAREPLRKPGPLAHIPRRYWRFGLGEEAFRRRLADVEPPDLVLVTGAMTYWYPGVRSVIRALKEAFPSVPLLLGGAYARLCPEHALSSGADLVQTEPLPLSLGGPAMDLYDRPEYGVLITSWGCPMHCSYCAARVLWGAFRERPMEEVLKDLGEQMGLLSMTDLAFYDDALLVNPERRFYPLCAHIRGHFPKLRLHTPNGLHVARLDERCCSELFETGFRTIRLSLEGVDAYTRGQSAEKAGARDYERAVCNLLRAGYVEEDIETYILVGLPGQDLRDVERAVDFVLALGGYPKLAEFSPIPGSLLFGEALRLTPEIGKEPLLQNNTLYAPYVARTMAPESLQSLRDRARRRSSDGMEDG from the coding sequence GTGGGGTCTAAAACGCTGAGCTTCCTGGCTGCGGGCGGCGATCATTCCCCTTTTCTCAGGGCCCTCTCGGGACGCCGGATCCTGGGCGTCAATCCCCCTGTATGCGATTTCGCCTGGTTCGACCTCTGGTCCAAGCCCGTCGGCCTGCTGAGCCTGATGGGGTGGCTGCGGTCGCGCGGAAATCGCGTGGAGCTGATCGATTGCCTTTACGAGGCCCGGACCGCACCCCGAACATTCGGCCGCTGGAAGGTCGCTCGGGAGCCCCTCCGGAAACCCGGCCCCCTGGCCCACATTCCACGCCGCTACTGGCGCTTCGGTCTGGGAGAGGAGGCGTTCCGGCGGCGGCTCGCCGACGTGGAGCCGCCGGACCTTGTCCTGGTCACCGGGGCGATGACCTATTGGTATCCCGGAGTCCGTTCCGTGATTCGTGCATTGAAAGAGGCCTTTCCCTCCGTTCCGCTCCTTCTGGGAGGGGCCTATGCCCGGCTTTGTCCGGAGCATGCATTGAGCTCCGGCGCCGACCTCGTGCAGACGGAACCGCTGCCCCTGTCCTTGGGGGGACCCGCGATGGACCTCTACGACCGACCGGAGTACGGGGTGCTCATCACCTCCTGGGGGTGTCCCATGCACTGCAGCTACTGTGCGGCTCGAGTGCTCTGGGGCGCTTTTCGGGAGCGTCCCATGGAGGAGGTCCTGAAAGATCTGGGCGAACAGATGGGCCTCCTCTCCATGACCGACCTCGCATTTTACGACGATGCGCTGCTCGTGAACCCGGAACGCCGTTTCTATCCTCTCTGTGCCCACATTCGTGGACACTTTCCCAAGCTGCGTCTGCACACGCCCAACGGGCTCCACGTCGCCCGCCTGGACGAGCGCTGCTGCTCCGAGCTCTTCGAGACGGGGTTTCGGACGATACGTCTGAGTCTGGAGGGGGTGGATGCGTACACTCGAGGCCAGAGCGCCGAAAAGGCCGGGGCCCGGGACTACGAACGGGCGGTCTGCAACCTGCTCCGGGCCGGTTACGTCGAAGAGGACATCGAGACCTATATCCTCGTGGGGCTTCCCGGCCAGGACCTCCGCGATGTGGAGCGGGCCGTCGACTTCGTCCTGGCCCTGGGCGGATACCCCAAGTTGGCGGAGTTCTCGCCCATCCCCGGAAGCCTTCTTTTTGGGGAGGCTCTGAGGTTGACGCCGGAGATCGGCAAGGAACCCCTGCTGCAGAACAACACCCTATACGCCCCTTACGTCGCGCGGACGATGGCTCCGGAATCGCTTCAGTCGCTTAGGGATCGGGCACGACGCCGTTCGTCCGACGGGATGGAGGATGGGTAA
- the glmU gene encoding bifunctional UDP-N-acetylglucosamine diphosphorylase/glucosamine-1-phosphate N-acetyltransferase GlmU, whose translation MARWTDEMGLRLGILVMAAGKGTRMRSGLPKVLHPILDAPMLGYLLRSVLGCGADEVAVLVGSGGEQVEEYLRSFPDVKTLWQREQLGTGHAVKVTRDWWERFDSLLVLNGDLPLLRPETLNDLLNRCRKDPADGTLLTFDACNPDGYGRVVRSPGGVRIVEHKDASDEERLVREVNAGCYFFATASLARVIDRIGNDNAQGEYYLPDVISLMTGEGMRVRALPMPEEEMMGVNTQAELAGVTRILRDRIALGWMERGVRIMDPSAVWIGPDVELSPGVRVMPNVQIWGRTRVGEDCFIGPGCILTDAVLGRDVVLIANVVLENSELCDAAKAGPFAYIREGSRLESRAFAGKFVELKKTTVGRNSKVPHLSYLGDARLGEDVNIGAGTITCNYDGKSKHPTTIGDRCFVGSDTMFVAPATMGDDASTAAGSVITEPVPEGALGVGRARQRNVEGWTSRRKKLERQGG comes from the coding sequence ATGGCGAGGTGGACGGACGAGATGGGTTTGCGCTTGGGCATTCTCGTTATGGCTGCGGGAAAAGGCACTCGGATGAGGAGCGGGCTTCCCAAGGTGTTGCATCCGATCCTGGACGCGCCGATGCTGGGTTATCTCCTTCGAAGCGTGCTGGGATGCGGGGCCGATGAGGTGGCCGTCCTGGTGGGCAGCGGAGGGGAGCAGGTCGAGGAATACCTCCGCAGCTTTCCTGATGTGAAGACCCTATGGCAGCGGGAGCAGCTGGGCACGGGGCATGCCGTGAAGGTGACGCGTGACTGGTGGGAGCGATTCGACTCCCTGCTCGTGCTCAACGGCGATCTTCCGCTCCTGAGGCCGGAGACCCTGAACGATCTTCTGAATCGTTGTCGGAAGGACCCTGCCGACGGAACTCTTTTGACCTTCGATGCGTGCAATCCCGATGGATACGGACGTGTCGTGCGTTCTCCCGGCGGAGTGCGGATCGTGGAGCACAAGGATGCCTCGGACGAGGAACGTTTGGTCAGGGAGGTCAACGCGGGTTGCTACTTCTTCGCCACCGCCTCCCTGGCGCGGGTCATCGACAGGATCGGCAACGACAACGCACAGGGCGAGTACTACCTTCCCGACGTCATCTCCCTGATGACTGGAGAAGGGATGCGCGTTCGCGCGCTCCCTATGCCCGAGGAGGAGATGATGGGCGTAAACACTCAGGCCGAACTGGCAGGGGTGACGAGGATCCTCCGCGACCGCATCGCTTTGGGGTGGATGGAGCGGGGAGTAAGGATTATGGATCCCTCCGCCGTGTGGATCGGGCCCGATGTCGAGCTGTCCCCCGGGGTCCGGGTGATGCCGAACGTTCAGATATGGGGACGTACCCGGGTCGGCGAGGACTGTTTCATCGGTCCGGGCTGCATCCTGACCGACGCCGTCCTGGGCCGGGACGTCGTCCTGATCGCGAACGTGGTCCTGGAGAACAGCGAGCTGTGCGATGCCGCCAAGGCGGGGCCCTTTGCCTATATCCGGGAGGGGTCTCGCCTGGAGTCTCGGGCCTTCGCCGGAAAGTTCGTGGAGTTGAAGAAGACGACGGTGGGACGCAACAGCAAGGTCCCGCACCTCTCGTATCTGGGCGATGCCCGGCTGGGGGAGGACGTCAATATCGGGGCCGGGACCATAACCTGCAATTACGACGGCAAGAGCAAGCACCCCACGACGATCGGCGACCGTTGTTTCGTGGGCTCGGACACCATGTTCGTGGCTCCCGCGACGATGGGGGACGACGCCTCCACCGCCGCGGGTTCCGTGATCACCGAGCCCGTCCCCGAGGGCGCTTTGGGCGTGGGGCGAGCCAGACAGCGCAACGTCGAGGGCTGGACGTCCCGTAGGAAGAAGCTGGAACGACAGGGAGGCTGA
- a CDS encoding thermonuclease family protein — MSRERRSILPRRLSPRKLVSLGPKGLAVFLALLLLGITIEYWEKRTGDFLEGTVATVVDGDTLVVDVSGDHRRVRLIGVDTPETVHPRKPVQYYGREASDFTKRSLLGRRVWLEYDVAPLDRYRRHLAYVWLEEPGRSEEAVRRGMFNARLLLEGYGRLLTVQPNVRHADLFTVFQTEARTAGRGLWGLKR, encoded by the coding sequence ATGTCTAGAGAACGGCGTTCCATACTTCCTCGGCGCCTCTCCCCGAGGAAACTGGTGTCCCTGGGGCCCAAAGGGTTGGCGGTATTCCTGGCGCTTCTGCTTCTGGGGATCACTATCGAATATTGGGAGAAGCGCACCGGCGACTTTCTGGAGGGGACCGTCGCGACCGTCGTCGACGGAGACACCTTGGTGGTGGACGTGTCGGGGGATCATCGAAGGGTTCGTCTGATCGGGGTCGATACGCCCGAGACGGTCCATCCCCGCAAGCCCGTCCAGTACTATGGGCGCGAGGCCAGCGACTTCACCAAGCGGTCGCTCCTGGGGCGTCGCGTATGGCTGGAGTACGACGTCGCGCCTCTGGACCGTTACCGGCGGCACCTGGCCTACGTTTGGCTGGAGGAGCCCGGAAGGAGCGAGGAGGCCGTGCGGCGGGGGATGTTCAATGCCCGTCTGCTGCTGGAGGGGTACGGACGCCTCCTGACCGTTCAGCCCAATGTGCGTCATGCCGACCTGTTCACGGTCTTTCAAACCGAGGCACGGACGGCGGGGCGCGGCTTGTGGGGTCTAAAACGCTGA